The Larimichthys crocea isolate SSNF chromosome XI, L_crocea_2.0, whole genome shotgun sequence genome has a segment encoding these proteins:
- the hadhb gene encoding trifunctional enzyme subunit beta, mitochondrial, whose product MASMLLNTMWGCSVGPSWAMRLGARSLSTTAQLQAQVQTKSKKTLARPGVKNIVLVEGVRTPFLLSGTTYADLMPHDLARAALQGLLHRTAVPKDAVDYIIYGTVIQEVKTSNVAREAALGAGFSDKIPAHTVTMACISSNQAMTSAVGLIASGQCDAVVAGGVEFMSDVPIRHSRKMRKTMLSLNKAKTLGQRLSLIGSIRMAHLSPELPAVAEFSTAETMGHSADRLAAAFGVSRLEQDEFALRSHTLAKKAQDAGLLQDVISFKVPGRDIVSKDNGIRPSSMQQMAKLKAAFVKPHGTVTAANSSFLTDGASAVLIMSEEKALAMGYKPKCYLRDFVYVSQDPKDQLLLGPTYGTPKVLERAGLTMNDIDVFEFHEAFAGQIMANLKAMDSDWFGQTYLGRKSKVGTPPMEKFNLWGGSLSLGHPFGATGCRLVTTVAHRLQKEGGQYGLVAACAAGGQGHAMVIEAYPQ is encoded by the exons ATGGCTTCCATGCTGCTGAACACGATGTGGGGCTGCTCGGTCGGCCCTTCCTGGGCAATGCGGCTTG gggCACGATCTCTCAGTACGACGGCACAGCTCCAGGCTCAGG ttcagacaaagagcaaaaagaCTCTGGCTCGACCCGGCGTGAAGAACATAGTTCTGGTTGAAGGAGTTCGAACCCCTTTCCTGTTGTCTGGAACCAC ATATGCTGATTTAATGCCCCATGACTTGGCTcgagcagctctgca GGGTCTGCTGCACAGGACGGCTGTACCCAAAGACGCTGTAGACTACATCATCTATGGAACAGTCATTCAGGAGGTCAAAACCAGCAATGTAGCAAGAGAG GCAGCTTTGGGTGCAGGCTTCTCTGACAAGATCCCAGCTCACACCGTCACCATGGCCTGCATCTCCTCCAACCAGGCGATGACCTCAG CTGTTGGTCTGATCGCTTCAGGCCAGTGTGACGCCGTTGTGGCTGGAGGGGTGGAGTTCATGTCCGATGTGCCTATCCGTCACAGCCGTAAGATGAGGAAGACCATGCTGTCCCTCAACAAGGCAAAGACACTTGGCCAGAGGCTCAGCTTGATTGGCAGCATCCGGATGGCACACCTGTCCCCAGAG CTTCCTGCTGTGGCTGAGTTCTCCACAGCTGAAACGATGGGCCACAGCGCCGATCGTCTGGCTGCTGCGTTTGGCGTCTCCAGACTGGAACAGGACGAGTTCGCTCTACGATCACACACTCTGGCCAAAAAGGCTCAGGACGCCGGTCTGCTGCAGGATGTCATCTCCTTTAAAGTGCCAG GTCGTGATATTGTTTCCAAGGACAACGGCATCCGCCCGTCCTCCATGCAGCAAATGGCCAAACTAAAGGCCGCCTTCGTCAAACCTCACGGCACAGTCACCGCCGCCAACTCCTCCTTCCTG ACTGACGGTGCCTCTGCTGTGCTGATCATGTCTGAAGAGAAAGCTTTGGCTATGGGTTACAAGCCTAAATGCTACCTCAG AGACTTTGTGTACGTGTCTCAGGACCCCAAAGATCAGCTGCTCTTGGG GCCCACGTACGGCACACCAAAGGTCCTGGAACGCGCTGGCTTGACCATGAATGACATTGACGTCTTTGAGTTCCACGAGGCATTCGCA gGCCAGATAATGGCAAATTTGAAGGCTATGGACTCGGACTGGTTCGGCCAGACGTACTTGGGCAGGAAATCGAAG gtgggaaCTCCTCCCATGGAGAAGTTCAACCTGTGGGGaggctctctgtctctgggtCATCCGTTCGGTGCCACCGGCTGCAGGCTGGTAACCACAGTGGCACACCGGCTGcagaaggagggaggacagtACGGACTGGTGGCGGCTTGTGCTGCTGGAGGACAG GGGCATGCCATGGTGATTGAGGCCTACCCCCAATAA